From Haloglomus litoreum, the proteins below share one genomic window:
- a CDS encoding recombinase family protein, translating to MSKVAGYVRVSTEQQREEQSHEQQREKLTTWANRNDHEIEVFEDIAISGQSDDRPAYEEMMDRLDEFDMVAVRELSRFGRSLKRVLQDIERLDEHGVEFNSITEDFSTDSAMGTAMLQMIGVFNEFWANLARERALENVQRRRENGEPVGRPKKLDEEQRAEVFDLRRAGVSYTSIARVMEADPETPDSISRETIRRYCNDEGVTPET from the coding sequence ATGAGCAAGGTAGCCGGCTACGTCCGCGTCTCGACGGAGCAGCAACGAGAGGAACAGAGCCACGAACAGCAGCGGGAGAAGCTCACCACCTGGGCTAACCGCAACGACCACGAGATCGAGGTCTTCGAGGACATCGCCATCTCCGGTCAGTCGGATGACCGGCCAGCGTACGAGGAGATGATGGACCGTCTCGACGAGTTCGACATGGTGGCGGTCAGGGAGCTGTCACGGTTCGGCCGCTCGCTCAAGCGCGTCCTTCAGGATATCGAACGCCTCGACGAGCACGGTGTCGAGTTCAACTCGATCACGGAGGACTTCTCGACGGACTCGGCGATGGGGACGGCGATGCTCCAGATGATCGGTGTGTTCAACGAGTTCTGGGCGAACCTCGCCCGGGAGCGGGCGCTGGAGAATGTCCAGCGGCGCCGTGAGAACGGCGAGCCGGTCGGCCGCCCGAAGAAGCTGGACGAGGAGCAACGAGCGGAGGTGTTCGACCTGCGCCGAGCTGGAGTCTCCTACACGAGCATCGCACGCGTGATGGAAGCCGACCCGGAGACGCCCGACTCGATCTCACGCGAGACGATCAGACGCTACTGTAACGATGAGGGCGTGACCCCCGAGACATGA
- a CDS encoding DUF4260 domain-containing protein, with translation MEPRNFLRVEGLAVLGIALAGYFTLDGSVWLLLILALAPDLSMIGYLAGTRIGSLSYNIVHTYTLPLALGSLGFWADIRMALLIALIWAAHIGADRLVGYGLKFESGFKDTHLSTQPAPVDAFTKSD, from the coding sequence ATGGAACCCCGGAATTTCCTGCGTGTGGAGGGACTGGCTGTCTTGGGGATTGCGCTGGCTGGGTATTTCACCCTTGATGGCTCAGTTTGGTTGCTGCTCATTCTTGCGCTAGCCCCCGACTTATCGATGATTGGGTATCTCGCTGGTACTCGAATCGGCAGTCTGAGCTATAATATCGTCCATACGTACACATTACCGCTCGCCCTCGGTAGCCTCGGCTTCTGGGCTGACATCCGAATGGCCCTCCTTATCGCTCTGATTTGGGCTGCCCACATCGGAGCTGACCGTCTCGTGGGATATGGTCTGAAATTCGAATCCGGATTCAAAGACACACATCTCAGTACCCAGCCTGCTCCAGTGGACGCCTTCACCAAATCTGATTAA
- a CDS encoding IS5 family transposase: MSKISRFTSKAVQLAKNAVGERGEVAAPEGGGGFAEYAVVSLHCLRVYLEKSYRETLDLLSEMPQILAEIGLDEADLPDHSTLVKAFDRLKTALWRVLLRLSSELHDPSGHAAIDATFFDRENASKHYCRRTNYRVQTLKTTALVDTETQAVLDVHCSTGKPHDTHLGWQVARRNAGDLTSLAADKGYDWMELREKLREDGVRPLIKHREFRPIDHAHNARIDGPRYRQRSMCETVFSAIKRTLGDAVRARAWFREFREIVLKCVVHNIKRAVTP, encoded by the coding sequence ATGTCGAAGATTTCCCGCTTCACAAGCAAAGCCGTCCAGTTAGCTAAAAATGCTGTTGGTGAGCGAGGCGAAGTCGCCGCCCCCGAAGGGGGTGGCGGCTTCGCCGAGTATGCGGTCGTGTCGCTGCACTGTCTGCGGGTTTACTTGGAGAAATCGTACCGAGAAACACTCGATCTGCTGAGCGAGATGCCACAAATACTGGCCGAGATCGGCCTCGACGAGGCCGATCTCCCCGACCACTCGACGTTAGTGAAGGCGTTTGACAGGCTCAAGACAGCACTCTGGCGCGTGCTGCTCCGACTCTCGTCGGAGCTGCACGACCCGAGCGGACACGCCGCGATCGACGCGACATTCTTCGACCGCGAGAACGCCAGCAAGCACTACTGCCGCCGGACGAATTACCGCGTCCAGACGCTGAAAACGACCGCTCTGGTTGACACAGAAACGCAAGCGGTTCTCGACGTTCATTGCTCGACCGGAAAACCACACGACACCCACCTCGGCTGGCAGGTCGCCCGCCGCAACGCGGGCGACCTGACCAGCCTCGCCGCCGACAAGGGCTACGACTGGATGGAATTACGCGAGAAACTGAGGGAAGACGGCGTGAGACCGCTGATCAAACACCGCGAGTTCCGGCCCATCGATCACGCGCACAACGCGCGGATCGATGGGCCTCGCTACCGCCAACGATCGATGTGTGAGACCGTCTTCTCGGCGATTAAGCGCACGCTCGGCGACGCCGTGCGTGCGCGAGCATGGTTTCGTGAGTTCCGAGAAATCGTCCTGAAATGTGTCGTTCACAACATCAAGCGAGCCGTCACACCGTGA
- a CDS encoding N-6 DNA methylase yields the protein MSNTRERRTGQYRAEFPLFRTLLTVGLDDVDKTSGVKDNLGCCTKTALNKLHRLDDFGVIESEKFGNSFRWTLNTQIDFSSEVSTIDDRTVTELLSETILRLAQGLNGSITTSVTEWATERVNTENTPIESYSARVAVFNRFLKATLYSLHQKEEDSLAPLSLELDWSECFDKAHQLTENQGFKPSLVDEVVKDSPGEVDSILLALRNAFIRSANPASVLSDTYEALVSQSSRRNLGQFATPPHISEFMASWTVQNSDDRVLDPGIGAGQLSYQVLSKKIEKGAAHPLRDLTGIDIDEIAITMAATSLKLADGGGSPDLHQGDFIQFSPIFSGKDRLQEYDGVIGNPPYSRHQALDNQMKSDLNRVVSDETGFNFLEKTPLYGYFLIHSAQFLTPGGRAAFIIPSRFMDTNFGRKLKQYLLRRFAIHAVIQLDDSVEVFEGVRTRPSILLLEAASPDSTHETQFVRVNEWPSTSNAEEFLSDTESLAERPEVDFVTGIAQEILTPTERWTHYFSETDIGEFPELVPFNDVATIKRGIATGKNDFFCLSSDDVDRHSIPRQYRERILRTARGLDILNIKKSDWEEWRDNGDDVWLLYCFDEEGVIDKSEIECQSVLNYLEKGEKEGVTDGTLVSGRNPWYRVDSREPTPILGKYMNRNGFQFYRNEMGLLTLNNVHNISLDFDYKDHDRDALLAYLNSTFVERILSKSSHDYSGLEKLEISQLESAPVIDPRELDEPVCSQLAELFEGLCAARREGDGEKEAEKLSEIDQQIESILGLEA from the coding sequence ATGTCGAATACCCGGGAAAGAAGAACCGGCCAGTACCGTGCCGAATTTCCTCTTTTCCGGACCCTATTGACAGTAGGACTAGACGACGTGGATAAAACGAGCGGTGTGAAGGATAACCTCGGTTGTTGCACTAAGACTGCTCTCAATAAACTCCACCGGCTGGATGATTTCGGCGTAATTGAATCTGAGAAGTTCGGAAATTCATTTCGATGGACCCTGAATACGCAGATAGATTTCTCCTCGGAAGTCTCAACAATAGACGACCGGACTGTGACGGAACTTCTCTCCGAGACTATCCTGAGACTTGCACAAGGGCTCAACGGCAGCATAACAACCAGTGTGACGGAGTGGGCTACCGAGAGAGTCAATACAGAGAACACCCCGATTGAATCCTATTCAGCACGAGTCGCTGTTTTCAATCGGTTTCTGAAGGCGACGCTATATTCCCTTCACCAGAAAGAGGAGGATTCTCTCGCTCCACTTTCACTCGAGTTGGACTGGAGCGAATGCTTCGACAAGGCCCACCAACTAACAGAGAATCAAGGTTTCAAACCCTCCCTCGTCGACGAGGTCGTCAAGGATAGCCCAGGCGAGGTAGACAGCATCCTGTTAGCATTACGTAATGCATTCATCCGGTCTGCAAACCCCGCTAGCGTACTTTCCGACACATACGAGGCCCTGGTTTCCCAATCGTCACGGCGAAACCTCGGTCAGTTCGCCACCCCACCCCACATCAGCGAATTCATGGCATCTTGGACGGTCCAAAATTCCGACGACCGAGTTTTAGATCCTGGTATCGGTGCGGGCCAGCTGTCTTACCAGGTTCTATCGAAGAAAATCGAAAAGGGGGCGGCTCATCCACTGCGGGATCTTACCGGAATCGATATCGATGAGATTGCGATCACGATGGCAGCGACATCTCTGAAGCTCGCCGACGGAGGCGGCTCTCCAGACCTTCACCAAGGCGACTTCATCCAATTTAGCCCAATATTCTCTGGCAAAGATAGATTGCAAGAATATGATGGTGTGATTGGGAACCCTCCCTATTCGCGCCATCAGGCTTTGGATAACCAGATGAAGTCTGATCTGAATCGCGTAGTATCTGATGAGACTGGATTCAATTTCCTTGAAAAAACTCCACTGTATGGGTACTTCCTGATTCACTCAGCACAGTTCCTAACTCCGGGAGGAAGAGCAGCATTCATCATTCCCTCCCGATTCATGGATACGAATTTCGGACGCAAACTTAAGCAGTATCTCCTCAGGAGATTCGCAATTCATGCTGTGATACAACTCGATGACAGTGTGGAGGTATTTGAGGGAGTTCGGACCAGACCAAGCATCCTGCTTCTGGAGGCTGCCTCCCCGGATTCCACTCACGAGACGCAGTTCGTCCGGGTTAATGAATGGCCGTCGACAAGCAACGCCGAGGAGTTCCTCTCGGATACTGAATCTCTTGCAGAACGCCCAGAAGTGGACTTCGTGACAGGGATTGCACAGGAGATTCTAACGCCGACCGAACGCTGGACCCACTATTTTAGTGAAACCGACATTGGCGAGTTTCCTGAATTGGTCCCTTTCAATGATGTCGCGACCATCAAGCGAGGAATTGCGACGGGAAAAAACGATTTCTTCTGTCTATCATCTGATGATGTAGACCGACATTCGATTCCACGTCAATATCGCGAGCGGATTCTTCGTACTGCGAGAGGACTCGATATCCTCAACATCAAGAAATCAGACTGGGAGGAATGGCGAGACAATGGCGATGATGTCTGGTTGCTCTATTGTTTTGATGAGGAGGGAGTTATCGATAAGTCGGAGATAGAGTGTCAGAGCGTTCTTAACTATCTGGAGAAGGGTGAAAAGGAGGGCGTGACAGACGGAACACTCGTTTCAGGAAGGAACCCGTGGTATCGGGTGGATTCACGGGAGCCTACTCCAATCCTCGGTAAGTACATGAATCGGAATGGGTTCCAATTCTACCGGAACGAGATGGGATTGTTGACGCTCAATAACGTCCACAACATCTCACTTGATTTCGACTATAAGGATCATGACCGAGACGCCCTGCTGGCGTATCTGAATAGTACTTTTGTTGAACGAATTCTCAGTAAATCCAGCCATGACTATAGCGGCTTGGAAAAACTCGAAATCAGCCAACTGGAATCCGCTCCGGTTATCGATCCGAGAGAACTGGACGAGCCTGTCTGTAGCCAGTTGGCCGAACTCTTCGAGGGCCTGTGTGCAGCCAGACGAGAAGGGGACGGAGAAAAGGAAGCCGAGAAGCTATCCGAAATTGACCAACAAATCGAGTCTATACTGGGACTAGAAGCGTAA
- a CDS encoding sensor histidine kinase, whose amino-acid sequence MSQTDREEILESGETTFSSDSKLLSEIGERLIATPDIALAELIKNSYDADATKCNIWLEDDRETLVVKDDGHGMTKEEFLNYWMTVATTSRLEQETSKRYNRELTGAKGVGRFAVRNLGLELELSTVAKYDEHDEYRRLTAYFRWADFESGEQLEEENVEYVIEPATESEEGTELRISDLQDSWTQEELEEVSGEVLDIISAPYETNRSLMDQDDEQVDPGFSVYFAPPGEGSPTKSAAQEIYERYVAKISIEIEADKLTYECEYPYGYDEDEAEERTYEFTLDRNLIGDLHGEIRYFNRNYPGVFRGMDKIDGRSAPKWLKENGGIRVIDKNFRVPPYGDQGNDWLNISESHARRERAWRSSFAAALTADDEISDDEVEESQLNLPRKNQVLGALQVSSHRPEHTSVDRGSIDHLVPAMDRQGFVENDAMNQLVDVARGGLEIIAILDREEKLRREQAEAEDAGSELQSEIKETKEQLEEEIDEIVDELDSTTADESVSDADNGTTSTGASENGDSSLGDFVDTGDTDTGSSTQSSVSDAGGVSSEKVREKLTEDIKPEIEESYSELEARVQEYEEAQENLRTSVESMYLMSAVAAFMTHETGELLREADNMIEAWEQVPEEERDEAFESRLETTKEAKEKFNKQLGYAKRFMTGLDEGLQNELFVNGKLDEVIHQFDHYTEERYIEIERNVPQRLKTPELNPSIYTGVIMNLFTNAVKAVLDVPAKDPGRIIRFDAENRDGWHILRVSDTGVGIPEGMEERIFDPLFSTTDISDEGPLGSGVGLGLYVVKRVVERSDGQIEVVEPPEGFETCFEVRFKR is encoded by the coding sequence GTGTCTCAGACAGACCGTGAGGAGATACTAGAATCTGGTGAGACTACCTTCTCTAGCGACAGCAAACTTCTCTCGGAGATCGGGGAGCGGCTAATCGCAACCCCCGACATCGCCTTAGCCGAGCTCATCAAGAATAGTTACGACGCGGACGCAACGAAGTGCAACATATGGTTGGAGGATGACCGAGAGACCCTTGTCGTGAAGGACGACGGTCATGGGATGACCAAAGAAGAATTCCTCAACTATTGGATGACCGTCGCGACTACAAGCCGACTTGAGCAGGAAACCTCCAAGAGATATAATCGGGAACTTACCGGAGCGAAGGGGGTAGGGCGGTTCGCAGTCCGGAATCTCGGACTTGAGCTTGAATTGAGTACAGTTGCTAAATACGACGAACATGATGAATATAGGAGGCTGACCGCATATTTCCGATGGGCAGATTTCGAGAGCGGGGAACAATTGGAAGAAGAAAACGTTGAGTACGTAATTGAGCCAGCGACCGAGTCAGAGGAAGGAACAGAACTCCGCATCTCTGATCTTCAAGACTCTTGGACTCAGGAGGAGTTGGAAGAGGTCTCCGGAGAGGTTCTCGATATCATCTCGGCACCTTACGAAACGAATCGGTCGTTAATGGACCAAGACGACGAACAAGTCGATCCTGGTTTCTCAGTATATTTTGCTCCACCAGGAGAAGGGTCACCCACGAAAAGCGCAGCACAGGAGATTTACGAGCGGTATGTTGCAAAGATAAGTATAGAGATCGAAGCTGACAAGCTAACCTACGAATGCGAATATCCCTATGGTTATGATGAAGATGAAGCAGAGGAACGAACGTACGAATTTACTCTCGACAGGAATCTAATAGGGGACCTACATGGTGAGATACGGTATTTTAACCGAAATTATCCCGGGGTTTTCCGGGGGATGGACAAAATCGACGGACGTTCTGCCCCAAAGTGGCTCAAAGAGAATGGGGGAATCCGAGTTATTGACAAAAATTTCCGCGTACCACCGTATGGAGACCAAGGGAACGACTGGCTAAATATTTCTGAGTCGCACGCACGTCGAGAGCGGGCATGGCGTTCGTCCTTTGCTGCCGCTCTTACCGCCGATGATGAGATATCTGACGATGAGGTCGAAGAGAGCCAGCTCAATTTACCTCGGAAGAACCAAGTTCTCGGAGCACTCCAGGTATCCAGCCACAGACCAGAACATACCAGTGTAGATCGTGGCAGTATCGACCATCTCGTTCCTGCGATGGACCGCCAAGGATTCGTTGAAAACGACGCGATGAATCAACTGGTGGATGTGGCTCGAGGGGGGTTGGAAATCATTGCCATCTTGGACAGGGAAGAGAAACTCCGAAGGGAGCAAGCGGAGGCCGAGGACGCTGGTTCGGAGCTCCAATCTGAAATCAAGGAGACGAAGGAGCAATTAGAGGAAGAAATTGATGAGATCGTCGACGAGCTAGATTCTACCACAGCGGACGAATCCGTCAGCGACGCTGACAATGGTACTACCTCCACCGGTGCCAGCGAGAATGGGGACAGCAGTCTCGGAGACTTCGTTGATACCGGGGACACCGATACAGGAAGTTCTACACAAAGTTCAGTTTCGGACGCTGGGGGAGTGTCTAGCGAGAAGGTCCGCGAGAAGCTCACCGAAGATATCAAACCAGAGATTGAGGAGTCCTACAGCGAATTAGAAGCAAGAGTCCAAGAGTACGAGGAGGCTCAAGAGAACCTACGAACCTCTGTCGAGTCGATGTACCTCATGAGCGCAGTAGCTGCGTTCATGACTCACGAGACAGGAGAACTACTTAGAGAGGCGGACAACATGATCGAGGCCTGGGAACAGGTTCCAGAGGAGGAACGTGACGAAGCGTTCGAGTCGAGATTAGAGACAACAAAAGAGGCAAAGGAGAAATTCAACAAGCAACTGGGTTACGCGAAGCGGTTCATGACTGGTCTTGATGAAGGGTTACAGAACGAGCTCTTCGTAAATGGCAAATTGGACGAAGTGATTCACCAGTTCGATCACTATACAGAGGAACGATATATCGAGATTGAAAGGAATGTCCCACAGCGCCTCAAGACTCCAGAATTGAATCCCAGCATCTACACGGGCGTAATTATGAATCTCTTCACTAATGCTGTTAAAGCCGTTCTAGATGTGCCAGCAAAGGACCCAGGAAGGATAATCCGATTCGACGCTGAAAATCGGGACGGCTGGCACATACTTCGTGTCTCCGACACAGGTGTGGGGATTCCAGAAGGAATGGAAGAGCGGATCTTCGACCCGCTTTTCTCGACAACCGATATCTCGGATGAGGGGCCACTCGGGAGTGGTGTCGGTCTCGGACTGTATGTGGTTAAGCGAGTCGTCGAACGCTCTGATGGACAAATCGAGGTTGTTGAGCCTCCGGAGGGGTTCGAAACCTGTTTCGAAGTTAGGTTCAAACGATGA